Proteins encoded within one genomic window of Drosophila willistoni isolate 14030-0811.24 chromosome XL unlocalized genomic scaffold, UCI_dwil_1.1 Seg141, whole genome shotgun sequence:
- the LOC6641329 gene encoding tryptophan 2,3-dioxygenase gives MSCPYAGNGNEHDDSAVPLSNEIGKIYGEYLMLDKVLDAQCMLSKEDKRPVHDEHLFIITHQAYELWFKQIIFEFDSIRDMLNAEVIDETKTLEIVKRLNRVVLILKLLVDQVPILETMTPLDFMDFRKYLAPASGFQSMQFRLIENKLGVLTEQRVKYNQKYSDVFGNDAQALNAIRNSEIEPSLLELVQRWLERTPGLEEDGFNFWQKFQQSVDQFLDAQVQSAMEEPVEQAKNYRLMDIEKRREVYRSIFDTAVHEALVKRGDRRFSHRALQGAIMITFYRDEPRFSQPHQLLTLLMDIDSLITKWRYNHVIMVQRMIGSQQLGTGGSSGYQYLRSTLSDRYKVFLDLFNLSTFLIPREAIPPLDESIRKKLINKSV, from the exons ATGAGTTGTCCCTATGCAGGAAATGG AAATGAACACGACGATTCAGCCGTACCATTGTCAAATGAAATTGGCAAAATCTATGGTGAATACTTGATGTTGGATAAAGTATTGGATGCCCAATGTATGCTATCAAAGGAGGATAAACGACCAGTTCATGATGAgcatttgtttataattaCGCATCAGG CCTATGAGTTGTGGTtcaaacaaattatatttgaatttgacTCCATACGTGACATGCTCAATGCAGAGGTCATAGATGAAACCAAAACTTTGGAAATTGTTAAGCGACTGAATCGTGTGGTTCTCATATTAAAG CTTCTAGTCGATCAGGTGCCCATATTAGAGACAATGACCCCATTGGATTTTATGGACTTTCGCAAATATTTGGCACCCGCATCGGGATTTCAGTCAATGCAATTTCGTTTGATTGAAAACAAATTGGGTGTACTGACAGAGCAGCGTGTGAAATATAATCAAAAGTACTCGGATGTCTTTGGTAATGATGCCCAAGCCTTAAATGCCATACGCAACTCTGAGATAGAGCCATCGCTGTTGGAATTGGTCCAACGTTGGCTGGAACGTACACCAGGCCTAGAGGAGGATGGTTTcaatttttggcaaaaatttcAGCAAAGTGTCGATCAATTTTTGGATGCTCAAGTGCAAAGTGCCATGGAAGAGCCCGTGGAGCAGGCGAAAAACTATCGTCTCATGGACATTGAGAAGCGTCGCGAAGTCTATCGTTCCATATTCGATACGGCTGTGCATGAGGCATTGGTGAAGCGTGGTGATCGACGATTTAGTCATCGCGCCTTGCAGGGGGCCATTATGATAACCTTCTATCGGGATGAGCCGCGCTTTAGTCAGCCGCATCAGCTGTTGACATTATTGATGGATATAGACTCGCTGATTACCAAATGGCGAT ATAATCACGTAATTATGGTACAACGCATGATTGGATCCCAACAACTGGGCACTGGCGGTTCATCTGGCTATCAATATCTACGTTCGACTCTAAG TGATCGGTATAAAGTATTTTTGGATTTGTTCAATCTATCAACGTTTCTGATACCAAGAGAAGCAATTCCGCCGCTCGATGAGTCCATACGCAAAAAGTTAATCAACAAGAGTGTTTAG